One region of Peromyscus eremicus chromosome 4, PerEre_H2_v1, whole genome shotgun sequence genomic DNA includes:
- the Duoxa2 gene encoding dual oxidase maturation factor 2, whose protein sequence is MTMWDGVMPFYPQPRHAAGFSVPLLIVILVFLCLAVSFLLILPGIRGHSRWFWLVRVLLSLFIGAEIVAVHFSGDWFVGGVWTNTSYKAFSTARVQVHVGLHVGLVGVNITLRGTPVQQLNETIDYNERFTWRLDEDYTKEYVDALEKGLPDPVLYLAEKFTPSSPCGLYHQYHLAGHYAAATLWVAFCFWIIANALLSMPTPLYGGLALLTTSAFTLFAVFAFASVSSVPLCPFRLGSAAFTPHYGASFWVTLATGILSLLLGGAVVILHYTRPSVLRSVLGQSGKDCSSQAKGNSPLIFNNPQHEQVKAPDLNITTVL, encoded by the exons ATGACTATGTGGGATGGGGTGATGCCCTTTTACCCCCAGCCCAGGCACGCGGCAGGCTTCAGCGTCCCGCTGCTCATTGTCATTCTGGTATTCTTGTGCCTGGCGGTCAGCTTCCTGCTCATCTTGCCTGGGATCCGTGGCCACTCG CGATGGTTCTGGTTGGTGAGAGTTCTTCTTAGTCTGTTCATCGGTGCAGAGATTGTGG CTGTGCACTTCAGTGGAGACTGGTTCGTGGGGGGAGTGTGGACCAATACATCCTACAAAGCCTTCAGTACGGCCCGTGTTCAAGTCCATGTCGGTCTGCATGTGGGACTGGTGGGCGTCAATATTACACTCAGAG GAACACCAGTGCAGCAGCTGAACGAGACCATTGACTACAATGAGCGTTTCACTTGGCGTCTGGACGAAGACTACACCAAGGAGTACGTTGATGCCCTGGAGAAGGGACTGCCGGATCCCGTGCTCTACCTGGCAGAGAAGTTTACACCCAGCAGCCCTTGCGGGCTGTACCACCAGTATCATCTGGCCGGACACTACGCCGCAGCAACGCTGTG GGTGGCGTTCTGCTTCTGGATCATCGCCAACGCGCTGCTCTCCATGCCCACCCCGCTCTATGGAGGCCTGGCGCTGCTCACCACCAGCGCCTTCACGCTCTTCGCCGTCTTCGCTTTCGCCTCGGTCTCCAGCGTACCACTCTGCCCCTTCCGTCTGGGCTCTGCCGCCTTCACGCCTCACTACGGCGCCTCCTTTTGGGTCACGCTGGCCACCG GCATCCTGAGCCTCCTCCTTGGAGGGGCGGTGGTGATTCTCCACTACACTCGACCCAGCGTTCTTCGCTCCGTTCTGGGTCAAAGTGGCAAAGACTGTAGCAGTCAGGCGAAAGGGAACTCGCCTCTCATCTTCAATAACCCGCAACACGAGCAGGTCAAGGCTCCAGATTTGAATATTACTACTGTTCTGTGA
- the Duoxa1 gene encoding dual oxidase maturation factor 1, with the protein MTEPGWLILCSIPSPTVCRVHRGHSVNTCCSSLSPPRLTPDKMAALGYTLPFYPGPKPTFPMDTALAVIITIFLTALVTFIIILPGIRGKTRLFWMLRVVTSLFIGAVILAVNFSSEWSVGQVNTNTTYKAFSPEWVSVDVGLQIGLGGVNITLTGTPVQQLNETINYNEEFTWRLGESYAEEYTKALEKGLPDPVLYLAEKFSPGSPCGLYNQYRLAGHYASAMLWVAFLCWLLANVMLSMPVLIYGGHMLLATGLFQLSALFFFSMATSLISPCPLRVGTAVLSPHHGPAFWITLATGLLCILLGLVMAVAHRMQPHRLKAFFSQSAEDPVLEWGSEEGGPLSPRYRSMVESPETQDIPMSEASSEICFKEEHIKESDCAL; encoded by the exons ATGACAGAGCCGGGTTGGCTTATCCTCTGCAGcatccccagccccacagtgTGTCGGGTTCACAGGGGGCACTCAGTGAATACCTGTTGTTCCAGCCTCTCACCACCTCGGCTCACCCCCGACAAAATGGCTGCTCTTGGATACACACTGCCCTTCTATCCGGGTCCCAAGCCAACCTTCCCAATGGACACAGCTTTGGCTGTTATAATCACCATCTTTCTGACTGCACTGGTCACCTTTATCATCATCCTGCCTGGCATCCGTGGGAAGACG AGGCTGTTCTGGATGCTGCGGGTGGTGACCAGCTTATTCATCGGGGCTGTGATCCTGG CTGTGAATTTCAGTTCTGAGTGGTCTGTGGGCCAAGTCAACACCAACACGACATACAAAGCCTTCAGTCCCGAGTGGGTCAGCGTGGATGTGGGACTGCAGATTGGGCTCGGAGGAGTCAACATCACACTCACAG GGACCCCAGTGCAGCAACTGAATGAAACCATCAACTACAATGAGGAGTTCACGTGGCGCCTGGGTGAGAGCTATGCGGAGGAGTATACGAAGGCACTGGAGAAGGGGCTTCCAGACCCCGTGCTCTACCTGGCTGAGAAGTTCTCCCCTGGAAGCCCATGTGGCCTGTACAACCAGTACCGCCTGGCAGGACACTATGCTTCAGCCATGCTGTG GGTGGCCTTCCtctgctggctgctggccaaCGTGATGTTGTCTATGCCGGTGCTGATTTATGGCGGCCACATGCTGCTGGCCACTGGCCTCTTCCAGCTGTCGGCTCTGTTCTTCTTCTCCATGGCCACATCACTCATATCACCCTGTCCCCTGCGCGTGGGCACTGCTGTGCTGTCCCCTCACCATGGGCCTGCTTTCTGGATCACGTTGGCCACAG GACTGTTGTGTATTCTGCTTGGGCTAGTCATGGCAGTGGCCCACAGGATGCAACCTCACAGACTGAAGGCTTTCTTCAGCCAGAGTGCAGAAGACCCAGTGCTGGAGTGGGGTTCCGAGGAAGGGGGACCCCTGAGTCCCCGCTACAGGTCCATGGTTGAGAGTCCCGAGACTCAGGACATCCCCATGTCGGAGGCTTCCTCTGAGATATGTTTTAAGGAGGAACACATCAAAGAGTCTGACTGTGCCCTGTAA